Proteins encoded in a region of the Triticum dicoccoides isolate Atlit2015 ecotype Zavitan chromosome 3A, WEW_v2.0, whole genome shotgun sequence genome:
- the LOC119272337 gene encoding bZIP transcription factor ABI5 homolog isoform X2, with protein sequence MVLDMSKDVNFSKEEVTSHPRVLEGEEQTIAPARQSSIFAPTLDELQYSMCEAGHNFGSMNMDEFMSNIWNAKEFQEATGGVLVGMEVAPVVGADGGRGGEDAGGSNLARQESFSLPPLLCRKMVEEVWAEINRETRPVHSQPQSARPSPLIPVEPPARNGGGVAANEQRGTLAEMTLEQFLVKVGVVRGSGTGGQAPVPVGMVHGQMNPAPTNDMFQVMGDGMVFIPNGYAGMVMVPPPPPPQGGVGIVSPGSSDGRSTMTEVDMMNCMGDRTMMENNGARKRDAPEDQSCEGSIERRHHRMIKNRESAAQSCGRKQAYTKELEAELNHLKEENARLKAEEKTILLTKKQMLVEKMMEQSKENLNTKKGGTLSRRCSSCIW encoded by the exons ATGGTGTTGGACATGAGCAAGGACGTGAATTTCTCCAAGGAAGAAGTCACCTCGCACCCGCGCGTTCTCGAAGGTGAGGAGCAGACGATTGCACCAGCACGGCAGTCTTCCATATTCGCGCCAACATTGGACGAGCTGCAATACTCTATGTGCGAGGCAGGGCACAACTTTGGGTCCATGAACATGGATGAGTTCATGAGCAACATATGGAATGCCAAGGAGTTCCAAGAGGCGACCGGTGGTGTCTTGGTGGGCATGGAGGTGGCTCCGGTGGTGGGTGCTGATGGAGGCCGAGGTGGCGAAGATGCAGGAGGAAGCAACCTAGCCCGACAGGAGTCGTTCTCCTTGCCTCCCCTGCTATGCCGGAAGATGGTGGAGGAGGTGTGGGCCGAGATCAACAGGGAGACCCGCCCGGTGCATTCCCAGCCTCAGTCCGCGCGGCCCTCGCCATTGATTCCCGTCGAACCACCGGCGAGGAATGGTGGTGGGGTCGCGGCGAATGAACAACGGGGGACGCTTGCAGAGATGACGCTAGAACAATTTCTTGTCAAGGTTGGTGTGGTCCGGGGATCTGGCACTGGCGGCCAAGCGCCTGTGCCGGTCGGCATGGTCCATGGACAGATGAACCCTGCACCGACCAACGACATGTTCCAGGTGATGGGCGATGGCATGGTGTTCATCCCCAACGGGTATGCAGGGATGGTCATggtgccgccaccaccacctcctcaagGTGGGGTGGGTATCGTGAGCCCAGGGTCGTCGGACGGGAGGAGCACCATGACGGAGGTTGACATGATGAACTGTATGGGCGACAGAACGATGATGGAGAACAACGGCGCGCGGAAGCGCGACGCTCCGGAGGATCAGTCCTGTGAGGGGAgcatcgagcgccgccaccaccgcatGATCAAGAACCGTGAGTCAGCCGCACAATCGTGTGGCAGGAAGCAG GCTTATACCAAGGAGCTTGAAGCCGAACTAAACCACCTCAAGGAGGAGAACGCTCGTCTGAAAGCTGAGGAG AAGACGATTTTGCTGACCAAGAAACAAATG CTAGTGGAGAAGATGATGGAGCAGTCCAAGGAAAATCTGAACACCAAGAAGGGTGGCACCCTGTCGCGGCGCTGCAGTAGCTGCATCTGGTGA
- the LOC119272337 gene encoding bZIP transcription factor ABI5 homolog isoform X1 translates to MVLDMSKDVNFSKEEVTSHPRVLEGEEQTIAPARQSSIFAPTLDELQYSMCEAGHNFGSMNMDEFMSNIWNAKEFQEATGGVLVGMEVAPVVGADGGRGGEDAGGSNLARQESFSLPPLLCRKMVEEVWAEINRETRPVHSQPQSARPSPLIPVEPPARNGGGVAANEQRGTLAEMTLEQFLVKVGVVRGSGTGGQAPVPVGMVHGQMNPAPTNDMFQVMGDGMVFIPNGYAGMVMVPPPPPPQGGVGIVSPGSSDGRSTMTEVDMMNCMGDRTMMENNGARKRDAPEDQSCEGSIERRHHRMIKNRESAAQSCGRKQAYTKELEAELNHLKEENARLKAEEKTILLTKKQMVCTFSHHHVLVEKMMEQSKENLNTKKGGTLSRRCSSCIW, encoded by the exons ATGGTGTTGGACATGAGCAAGGACGTGAATTTCTCCAAGGAAGAAGTCACCTCGCACCCGCGCGTTCTCGAAGGTGAGGAGCAGACGATTGCACCAGCACGGCAGTCTTCCATATTCGCGCCAACATTGGACGAGCTGCAATACTCTATGTGCGAGGCAGGGCACAACTTTGGGTCCATGAACATGGATGAGTTCATGAGCAACATATGGAATGCCAAGGAGTTCCAAGAGGCGACCGGTGGTGTCTTGGTGGGCATGGAGGTGGCTCCGGTGGTGGGTGCTGATGGAGGCCGAGGTGGCGAAGATGCAGGAGGAAGCAACCTAGCCCGACAGGAGTCGTTCTCCTTGCCTCCCCTGCTATGCCGGAAGATGGTGGAGGAGGTGTGGGCCGAGATCAACAGGGAGACCCGCCCGGTGCATTCCCAGCCTCAGTCCGCGCGGCCCTCGCCATTGATTCCCGTCGAACCACCGGCGAGGAATGGTGGTGGGGTCGCGGCGAATGAACAACGGGGGACGCTTGCAGAGATGACGCTAGAACAATTTCTTGTCAAGGTTGGTGTGGTCCGGGGATCTGGCACTGGCGGCCAAGCGCCTGTGCCGGTCGGCATGGTCCATGGACAGATGAACCCTGCACCGACCAACGACATGTTCCAGGTGATGGGCGATGGCATGGTGTTCATCCCCAACGGGTATGCAGGGATGGTCATggtgccgccaccaccacctcctcaagGTGGGGTGGGTATCGTGAGCCCAGGGTCGTCGGACGGGAGGAGCACCATGACGGAGGTTGACATGATGAACTGTATGGGCGACAGAACGATGATGGAGAACAACGGCGCGCGGAAGCGCGACGCTCCGGAGGATCAGTCCTGTGAGGGGAgcatcgagcgccgccaccaccgcatGATCAAGAACCGTGAGTCAGCCGCACAATCGTGTGGCAGGAAGCAG GCTTATACCAAGGAGCTTGAAGCCGAACTAAACCACCTCAAGGAGGAGAACGCTCGTCTGAAAGCTGAGGAG AAGACGATTTTGCTGACCAAGAAACAAATGGTATGTACATTTTCCCACCATCATGTG CTAGTGGAGAAGATGATGGAGCAGTCCAAGGAAAATCTGAACACCAAGAAGGGTGGCACCCTGTCGCGGCGCTGCAGTAGCTGCATCTGGTGA